The Variovorax sp. S12S4 genome includes the window ATGCGCCCGTAGCGCCCCCAGTCGCCGGCCACGAGCTGCGCCATGGCGGCCTCGGTGAGCGACATCATCGAGCTGGTGTGGGTGAACATCACCAGCAGCACCAGCGCCAGCCACCAGGCGCCGCCATGCCACCAGAGCCCGAACGAACTGACCAGCGCCACCGCGGCACTGAAGCGCAGCAGCATCACGCGGTGGCCGGTGTGGTCGCTGAGCGCACCCCATGCGTAGGGGGCAAACACGCGCGTGATCGACTGCACCGAAGCCAACAGGCTGATCGTGAAGATCGGCAGCCCCAGGTCCTGCAGCCACAGCGGCAGGTAGGGATTGAAGAAACCGATGTGCGCGAAATAGCTGGCCGACAGACCAGCAAACGCCAACAGGTGGCCGCGTCCGGCGGCCACTGGTGGCGGGGCGGACACTAGAGGAAAGACGCCTGCGGCGAGGCAGCTTCGGTCTTGTCGGCTTCGGCCTTTTGCTGCTGTTGCACGTCGCCGCACTGCGCACGGTTGCGCAGCACGTGCTCCATGACCACCAGCGCAAGCATGGCTTCGGCGATGGGCGTGGCGCGAATGCCGACGCACGGGTCGTGGCGACCCTTGGTGATCACCTCTACCGGGTTGTTGTGGATGTCGATGGACTGGCGCGGGCTGATGATCGAGCTGGTGGGCTTGATCGCGATGCTCACTTCCAGGTCTTGCCCCGAACTGATGCCGCCAAGGATGCCGCCCGCGTTGTTGGTGACGAAGCCCGTGGGCGTGAGCGAATCGCCATGCGTGGTGCCGCGCTGCGTGATGCTGTCGAACCCAGCGCCAATCTCGACGGCCTTCACTGCGTTGATGCCCATCATCGCGTAGGCAATCTCGGCGTCGAGCTTGTCGAACAGCGGCTCGCCAAGGCCGACGGGCACGTTGGTCGCTGTCACGCGGATGCGCGCGCCGCACGAATCGCCGGCCTTGCGCAGGCGATCCATATACGACTCGAGCTCGCTCACGTCGGCAATGGGCGCGAAGAAGGGGTTGTTGGGCACGTGGTCCCAGCTCTCGAACGGAATGGCAATTTCGCCGATCTGCGTCATGCAGCCGCGAAACACCATGCCGTATTTTTCGGCCAGCCACTTCTTGGCGACTGCGCCGGCCGCCACCATGGGCGCCGTGAGCCGCGCCGAAGAACGTCCGCCGCCGCGCGGATCGCGGATGCCGTATTTCTTCCAGTAGGTGAAGTCGGCGTGGCCGGGGCGGAACTGCTGGGCGATCTGGCCGTAGTCCTTGCTGCGCTGGTCGGTGTTCTGGATCAGCAGCGCAATGGGGGTGCCGGTGGTCTTGCCTTCATACACGCCGGAAAGAATCTGCACCGCGTCGGGCTCGTTGCGCTGGGTAACGTGGCGGCTGGTGCCGGGGCGCCGGCGGTCGAGGTCGCCCTGGATGTCGGCTTCGCTCAGTTCCATGCCTGGCGGGCAGCCGTCGATCACGCAGCCGATGGCCGGGCCGTGCGACTCGCCGAAATTGGTGACCGCGAAGAGAGTTCCGAATGTGTTGCCGCTCATGGCGGGATTATCCCTACAAAGCGGCGGCCACTCAGTCAGTCGTGTTTTCCATGCGCTTGGTGAGCGTGCCCAGCTGCAGCTCGATGGAGAAAAGCCGCTCGTTTAGCACGGCAGTCTGTAGCCGTATGGCCTCGATGATGGCCTTGGTCTGCGGGTCCGAGGTGTTTTCAGACAGTTCCGCCAGGTCATGCAGCTTCTTGCGAAGTTCGTTGCTCATGGGAGGCTCCGTTCATCGTCTCGTCGTGGAGCCTGCAGTATGGGTCTTCGTCAGCGCTCAGGCAATGCATCTGGCGGCGCCTTGGGCTGCGCGGCCTCTCCGGCGCTGCGCAGCCGCACAGCCACCAGCGCGCCCACCAGCAGCAGCACCGCCGCGCAAATACCGGCCGTGAGCCGCAGGCCGTGCAGCAAGGCGGCCCGGCCTGTGTCGAGCAGCTCGGCGCCGGCGGCGCCTCCGGCTTGCGCGGCCAAGGCCACCGCCCCGCCGAGCGTGCTGCGCGCCGCCTCCACTTCAACAGCACCCGCCAAACCAGTCGGAACGGCATCCGCCATCGTGCTGCGGTAGATGGCGGCGCCGATGCTGCCCAGAATCGCGATGCCGAGCGCACCGCCAAACTCCGAACTGGTCTCCGAGATGGCCGAGGCGACCCCGGCGCGCTCGGGCGGCGCACTGCCCACCACCAGGTCGGTGGCCAGCGTGAACACAGGTGCCAGGCCGAGAGAGGAAATGACCATGCTGGCCACCATCCACGCCAGGCCGCCTTGCGCGGGGAGCACCATGAGCATCGCGAACCCCAGGGCCGCAACGCCCAAGCCGCCGCCCATCACAAACGCAGGCCGCATGCGGCGCACCAGCGCGGACACCACCATGGAGCCGGCAATGAAGGCGGCCGCGCTCGGCACGCTCCAAAGGCCCGCATGCAGCGGCGAGAGCCCGAGCACCAGTTGCAGGTATTGCGCGTTGTAGAGAAACATGCCGAACATCACGAAGCAGGCCAGCATGTAGGCCGCCAGCGAGATGCTGAACGCCGGCAAGCGGAACAGGCGCAGGTCGATCATCGGGTCGGCCAGCCGCCGCTGCCTGCGCGCAAACGCCCACCCGAGCGCCACGCCGGCCACGATGGCCAGTGCCGACACGGCATCGGGCCCATGCTCCGCTACCTGCTTGATGCCGTAGATGGCCGCCAGCACCGCGCCGAGCGAAAGCGCCACGCTGGCCAGGTCGAGCCGTCCCGCTTCCGGGTCGCGGTATTCGGGCAGCAGCATGGGGCCGAGCACCAGCAGCAACACCATCACCGGCACGCCGATCAGGAACACCGAGCCCCACGGAAAGAACTGCAGCAGCACGCCGCCCAGCACCGGGCCGATGACCGCGCCGGCCGAGTAGCTGGAAATCCAGACGCCGATGGCCACCGTGCGCTGCCCCGGATCGAGAAACATGTTGCGAATCAGCGAGAGCGTAGAGGGTGCCAGCGTCGCGCCCGCCACGCCAAGCAGCGCCCGCGTGGCGATGAGCATGTTGGCGCTGGTGGAGAACGCAGCCAGCACCGATGCGATGCCGAACGCCGCCGCGCCGATCAAAAGCAGCCGACGCCGGCCGATGCGGTCGCCCAGTGTGCCCATGGTCACCAGCAGCCCGGCGACGAAGAAGCCGTAGATATCGACGATCCACAGCAATTGCGATGCGGTGGGCTTCAGGTCTTCGCTGATCGACGGAATCGCCAGGTTCAGCACCGTGAGATCCATCGAATACAGCATGCACGGCAGCGCAATGACGGCCAGGCCCGTCCACTCGCGCGCCGTTGCGCGGGCCGGCGGCGGTCTGCCCACAGCCTTGTCGCACCGGCCAGTCATTCGACCGCTTTCACCAGCCATTGCTCGAGCTTGACCATGGCACCGGTCCAGCCGTGCTCGTGTCCGTCGCGCGCCACCTCGTCGAAGAACTGTTCATGCATCAGCACCAGCTCGCAGCCGTTGCCGTCGGGCTCGATCCGTACCGTGACGCGCGACTCGCGCTCCGGCGTGCTGCGCCAGGCCCAGCTGAAAACCAGCTTCCGGTTGGGCACCAGCTCCTGGTAGACACCGCTCACGTCGTGCGTTTCTCCATCGGCGGCGAGCATGGTCACGCGGAAGCGGCCGCCTACGCGCAGGTCGACTTCGGCCAGCGGAACGGAAACGATTTCTTCCGGGCCGAACCAGGCTTTCAGCGCTTGCGGGTCGGTCCATGCGCGCCAGACTTTTTCGGCGGCGACGGGGTAGTGCCTGCGGAGGGTGAGCGAGGGTCGCTCCGTGGCGGGGGCGGCAGGTTTTGCCATTCGGTCTCCTCTTGGTGGTAGAGA containing:
- the aroC gene encoding chorismate synthase; the encoded protein is MSGNTFGTLFAVTNFGESHGPAIGCVIDGCPPGMELSEADIQGDLDRRRPGTSRHVTQRNEPDAVQILSGVYEGKTTGTPIALLIQNTDQRSKDYGQIAQQFRPGHADFTYWKKYGIRDPRGGGRSSARLTAPMVAAGAVAKKWLAEKYGMVFRGCMTQIGEIAIPFESWDHVPNNPFFAPIADVSELESYMDRLRKAGDSCGARIRVTATNVPVGLGEPLFDKLDAEIAYAMMGINAVKAVEIGAGFDSITQRGTTHGDSLTPTGFVTNNAGGILGGISSGQDLEVSIAIKPTSSIISPRQSIDIHNNPVEVITKGRHDPCVGIRATPIAEAMLALVVMEHVLRNRAQCGDVQQQQKAEADKTEAASPQASFL
- a CDS encoding MFS transporter, producing the protein MTGRCDKAVGRPPPARATAREWTGLAVIALPCMLYSMDLTVLNLAIPSISEDLKPTASQLLWIVDIYGFFVAGLLVTMGTLGDRIGRRRLLLIGAAAFGIASVLAAFSTSANMLIATRALLGVAGATLAPSTLSLIRNMFLDPGQRTVAIGVWISSYSAGAVIGPVLGGVLLQFFPWGSVFLIGVPVMVLLLVLGPMLLPEYRDPEAGRLDLASVALSLGAVLAAIYGIKQVAEHGPDAVSALAIVAGVALGWAFARRQRRLADPMIDLRLFRLPAFSISLAAYMLACFVMFGMFLYNAQYLQLVLGLSPLHAGLWSVPSAAAFIAGSMVVSALVRRMRPAFVMGGGLGVAALGFAMLMVLPAQGGLAWMVASMVISSLGLAPVFTLATDLVVGSAPPERAGVASAISETSSEFGGALGIAILGSIGAAIYRSTMADAVPTGLAGAVEVEAARSTLGGAVALAAQAGGAAGAELLDTGRAALLHGLRLTAGICAAVLLLVGALVAVRLRSAGEAAQPKAPPDALPER
- a CDS encoding SRPBCC family protein, with the translated sequence MAKPAAPATERPSLTLRRHYPVAAEKVWRAWTDPQALKAWFGPEEIVSVPLAEVDLRVGGRFRVTMLAADGETHDVSGVYQELVPNRKLVFSWAWRSTPERESRVTVRIEPDGNGCELVLMHEQFFDEVARDGHEHGWTGAMVKLEQWLVKAVE